The genomic segment GATTTGGGGTTCACACGATTTCTTTTGGCGAAGTGAGTGGATTCCTCACTCCTGCAAACAAATCGATTGAGATAAATGATCGTTCTACGCAAATTGATGTTGTTGGTACATACATACCATCGATCGAAATCGATTTTAAATTGGATGAATCCGGGAGGGTGAAGAGCCGTGGCATCATCAATGTGGAAACCGGTTATTGGCTATCCGACAAGGGAACGGTTCCCTCTACAGAACACGGACCTGAGATTGTTAAAGTAAAGCCGTTCGACTTTTATGTATATCAATTCGGTCCTGGTCGTTCCAATGCTAATCCTTCTGGGAACGATTACATTGATGTAACGTTTAACCTTCCATCGGGTTTCGATGCCGGTAGGTCGTTATCCTTAGTATTAGAAGGGTATGCTACCAATCGAAACTTTCAGTTTAATCTGACGAAGTTAACCGAGATTTCCATCGCTGTGAATGGGCAGACTGTTCAATCGGGAATTCGGCCGACCGTCAATATCGATGAAAATCGAACTGTTGCCAGAGATGCATACCCCATTGGTCGTTTCTTGAAAACCGGTGCGAACCATGTGATGATTCGCACGACGGATAACTCGAAGTGTTATTACCTTTTACGCGGAATGCGAATAGAGTAACTGATGAATGTTAACAACGCCAATTTGACTCCTGAGGAAATCGAACGGGTTCGACGCGAGCACCGTGAACTACTCGAACGCACCGACGAAAAGAATCGCGCGAAATTGCGCGAGTTACAGGTCGAACAGGAACAAGGCGAACATTACGACGAACTGCGGCGAATCCGATTTGAAGAAGAAGAAAAACTCTTTGGAAAAGATCCTCGCTACATTGTGGTTGAAGACGACCAAGGATTCAAATCGTTTGTATTGAAAGAGAATGCCCAATCACGAACACACCGTAAACGGGTTCGTAAGAAGCATCGCCGGAGTATTCGTTCGATCTTCCGCGATTATGTTTCAATTGGATTAATCGTCCTCGTTATGTTCGTATTAGTATATTATGCTTTACAACTCACCCCTTAACCCGCGTTAGGTTTTCCAATGGATGTTGTATTTATTATTAATCCCGGTTCTACCTCGACGAAAGTTGCGATTGCAAACCGGGATGGGCTTATTGACGAGAAGGAAGTCCAACATCCGCGCGAGGAGTTGGCGAAGTTTCCCAACGTAGCGGATCAGTTAGCGCTGCGAATGGAAACGGTGCGAGCGGCATTGCTTGCATGGTACACTCCTGATCGAACTCTGATTGGTATTGTTGGTCGTGGTGCTCCATTGAAACCTCTTACCGGAGGCACCTACCAGATTACTGAAGCAATGCTGGATGATGTAAGATCAGCGAAGTTCTCCAATCATGCTTCCAATCTCGGATCCATGTTAGCAGATGCCATCGCAAAGCAATACAGTCTACCCGCTTTTGTCGTCGATCCGGTCACTGTCGATGAGTTTCCTTCGGAAGTGCGATTATCCGGAGACCCCGAAATACCTCGGCTATGCCGCTGGCATGCGCTGAACCTCCGAGCTTGCGCCCGGCTCGCAGCCGCACAGTTAGGAAAACCACTTTCCGATACGAAATTCGTAGCAGTACATCTGGGCGGTGGGATTTCCATCGCAGCATTACTCGGTGGAAGAGTACAAGATGTAAACGATGGTCTCTTAGGGATGGGTCCATTTTCACCGGAGCGAGCAGGTGCCCTACCAATCGGAGGGGTATTGAAACAGGCATTTTCGGGTAGATACACCGAACGGCAACTTATCGAACGCTACAGCCGGGGAAGTGGTTTCGTAGCATATTTAGGGACTTCAGATTTCCGAAAAGTCGAACAGATGATGGAAGCCGGTGACGAAAAAGCGATTACCGTGTACAAAGCGTTTGTTTGGCAACTGGTGAAAGAAATCGGAGCGATGGCTGCCGTGCTCGGAGGAGTAGACGGCATTGTTCGCTCGGGAGGTTTGGCGCGTTCACAAAGATTGTTAGCCGATGTTTCGCAAAAGACCGGGTGGATTGCACCGAATTTCGATTATCCCGGCGAACACGAAATGTCCGCACTTGCTGCCGGGGCTTTTCGGGTGTTGGACGGTAAGGAATCTGCATTAACTTACCAGTAACCGGCATCAACTGGTTGGCATTAGTGGTGACGACTTGAAGTACTGTTGTTCAGTCAATTCGTAGAATAGTTGAGGTGTGATATGTTGCGCAATCGAATTGTCTTGTTTTTCTCTTTTTTATCGATTGTTGTTGTAATGATCGTTGGTTGTGGACACGATCCAATTTCTCCTGGCGACAACGTTAGCCCGGGCGTATCGCTCGAAGTCATACTTCCCAGCCTCGATTCGGGTTATATCGATGCGCCAGATCCACCGAATTTTGCGAGTTTCGAAGTTCGGGTCAATGTCAGGGATACGGTAACCTTACGGCGGTTGCACTATATCCCCATCGAAACCCGTGGTCGTATTCACGTAGGCGAGGCGAATGAGGGGAATGCTATCATCATTCCTCCTCGTACCACAACTGACACAACGATGCCAAGCGGCACATCTCAGACGATAGTTATCCGGCTTACCGCCGCAGATACCGGTTTGGCTCAAGTGACGGTAGACGCTTTTACTTCGGAAAATGCCTTGATGAGAAGTGTCACCCAAAGTTTCACCGTACGATACCGCCCCGCTGGCGGCAACTAAGGATATTTCTTAACAAAGTTAAAAGTTCGCTTAGAGGAGATTGTATGAATGGATTAAAAATTGCAACCATCGCCGCGTTATTTGTATTCGCTGGAACCGGTTGCGCGAAAACGGAGAAACCGATGACCGAAAACAATCAAACGCCGGCAGTCGAAACCACGAAACCAGTTGAAACTCCTGTAGTACCTGATGCTCCAATTGGTAAACTTGCCAAGGTGGAAGCTCCGGCAACCCAAATGCCGAAATCCGACGAAGTCGCCATCCTCGATATCGCTGGCTACGGGCGGATCGTTCTGGGATTTTTCCCGAATAAAGCGCCGGAACACGTGAAGAACTTCTTGAATTTCGCCAAACAAGGCTATTATGATGGTTCTACTTTCCACCGTATTATTCCCGGTTTTATGATTCAAGGTGGCGATCCGAATAGTAAAGACGATGATCCCAACAACGACGGTATGGGTGGACCCCCGACCCGCGTAAAAGCTGAGTTCAACGACCTGAAGCACTTGCCCGGCACCTTATCGATGGCGCGGACACAAGACCCCAATAGCGCCGGCAGCCAATTCTTCATTTGTCACGGTGCCGTTCCCCATCTGGATGGACAATACTCGATATTCGGGCAGGTTCTTTCGGGAATGGATGTAGTCGATAAAATTGCGAAATCCCCCCGCGGATCGAATGACAATACGTTTGCAACCAATTGCCCCGACCGCAAAAAAATTGCTATGAAAGTTACCGTTGCGAAGTGGAGCGACGTCGTTCCATGAGTGACGAACCGCGACCGCTCAGCCGTTCTGAAGCCGCATCATTAACGGCTTTAACGGTAAAAAAAATGCGGAGCGAACGCGGGCAAACAATCGCCGAGGGGGAAGCGTTAGTGCGCGAAGCACTCGCTTCCCCGTGGTTGGTACACGAAATTGCTGCAACCACCGAATGGATTCAATCCGGGAAACTGAGTTACCTCGCTGAGCAGCTCTCCAAGCGCGCAGTAAAAATCCGCTCCATTGACCACGATTTATTGAAACGCATCTCTGAGCTTGAGACGGCTCCCGGTGTAATTGCAACGGTATCCCCTCCGGAACAAGACGAATCTCACATCGATGGAGTAATCATCGCATTAGACCGCGTATCTGACCCCACCAATCTCGGTGCAATAGCCCGAACCGCCTGTTTCTACGGGGTGAAACAAATCTGGCTCTCGGAAGATTCGGTAGATATTTTAAATCCCCGGGCGATTCGCGCATCAATGGGTGGTCTTTTTCATGTCTCTACAAAAAAATGCAATTCCCTTGAGCAAGAACTGAAAGCAGCAAAACAACAGGGTGTTTCGATTATAGCTGCCAATGCGCTTTCCGGTTCACCGCAACTTCCCAAACGACCGGGTAGAGCTATCATCGTTGTACTTGGGAGTGAAGCTCATGGTATTCGAGAATCAATCCTCGCAATAGCTGATGTTTCCTGGCATCTCCTGCCAATTGGAAGGGACTTAACTCTAAATGTCGCCGCAACTACCGCGATTCTTCTCGACCGACTTACATCAAACTCTTCATAATCCTTACGAAGAGTTTTTATTTATTTAACATCAAAACATCTATTACGGTATTGTTACAGTACGTTGAGATAAGTCAATTCCGGTAATCGCTTCTTGCTTTGCAGTAAAAAGATCGCAGTCGCTTTGTAAATCTCATTACTATCTGCTTACTTTCTTTACAAAGAGCAGAAGTTGATCCGAATGAGACCCGAAGTAAAACCTCCGATACCTGCCGCAGAACCACAGGATAACATCCCGACAACTTCGATGGTTGTTTCGGTGTTGTTCCTATCAGTGGCTTGGATGATATTGCTCTTTTGGTTGGTCGATCAAATGCAATGGAAAGGTGCTGAATCGATCTTTGTGATGAGCGGATTGATGGCGTTACCATGTGTAATCTGGACGATTCGTAATAAGTTTTCATTCGTTGAAACATTCCGTCTCCGTTGGCCTGGGACACGAGCTGTGCTCTATGTCATACCATTGGCAATCGCCATGGCGGTTTTGACCGATGCTGCCGACCGCTGGTGGACAACGCTGGTTCCGGCCGACCCTGAGTATTTGAAACAAATCAACGCGAATCTCCAAACAAATTCGTTGTACCAATGGTGGATGCTTTTATTGGCTGCTGCTGTTGTCGCGCCTATCGCTGAGGAATTTTTATTCCGAGGGTTCGTTCAAGGTGTCTTAGAAATTCGCATGGGGGCAATTTCCGCGATTCTTTGGACAGCAGCGGTGTTTAGCTTCTTCCACTTCAACTATGCACAACTTTTTCCGTTATGGATATTATCGTTAGCGCTGGGATTGCTTGCTTGGCGGGTCGATTCGATTATCCCTGCACTCATCATGCACGCAGTAAACAATGCCCTTTCGTTGTTCTCATTACAAGCGGCCAATGGTGAGCTGTTTCCCGGATACATCGCCGGGGAATACGTTGCTCTGCAGTGGGTACTTTTAGCCGCAGCGATTGTGCTTGTTTGCGGGTATGCTTACTTTCGTTTTCCCGCTTCGGAAAGCGCGCAAGGAACCGAGTATGAATGATTATCGCCTACCCTATAAATTCAATCCCGAACGACATCGCAGGCTAATGCGATACACTAAATTGCGGAAACTCGTGCTCTTGCTCTTCATTCTAAGTGTGTCGTTTCTCTTAACTGCAGCTCTCTTCTCGCTTAGTGCGGATATCCCTGTGAGTTGGTTGGTGTGGGGAACCCTGTTATCGATTGGGTCTGGAATGTTACTTCGCTACATTTCGCATACTTTGATTCAGGAGCATCGTTGAACATTCGTGTTGCAGTTCTGCGCAGACAGTCGGAGATCGTCATTCGATGTGCTTCCGGTAGTTTTACCCTCGAAAAATCTAATGGAACGGAAACGATTCACACCGACGAGGAACGTCGGTTTTCTTTATCATCTCCTCTAAGGGAGTGTTGGCTTACCAGAACAAAACTTAGCCAACTACCGCTTCAGGGTGCTGAACCGATTGGCGTTCATGCCGATACTGCACTTGGTGAAGTAACCTCACACAAATGGCTTGTATTGCTGGAAGCGGACAAACCAACAACTCCTGATGCTTTATTCACCCAAGCGGTTGCGATTGCTCATTCGGCTGCGCCCAATGGTGAATTACTATATCCCGATGAACGCCGCGACCTATCGGCTTCGCTGTTAATCGGCTGGTCACCAGTTGCTGATAGCTTGAAGTTGATTCCTGATTCGCCTCAATCGACTTTATCGATTCAAAATGTCCAGATCGGTATCGGGTTCCATTGGGATCATGTTAATACAATGCTGTATTCCGGTACAATCCGTATTTATGCCCTGAAGAATGGCTTGGCGGCAGTGGTGGAAACCCCGCTGGAAGAGTATTTGGCAACAGTAAATAGCTCCGAAATGCCTGCTGAGATGCCATTGGAATTCTTAAAAGCACAAACTGTTGCCGCTCGAAGTTGGCTGCGCGCAAATCTTGGGAGCCATTACCCCGGTGCGCCGTTTGATGTTTGCTCCGACGATCATTGTCAATGTTACCAAGGTTCGGTGAAGATCAAGGAAAATAGTCTCCGAGCTTCGCAGGAGACTGCTGGTCAAATTCTAATTTGCAAAGACAGCAGTGAGAAGTATGTTATCACCGATGCTCGCTATGCGAAAACCTGTGGTGGTCGGTTTGAACCGGGTGCACGG from the bacterium genome contains:
- the buk gene encoding butyrate kinase, with the protein product MDVVFIINPGSTSTKVAIANRDGLIDEKEVQHPREELAKFPNVADQLALRMETVRAALLAWYTPDRTLIGIVGRGAPLKPLTGGTYQITEAMLDDVRSAKFSNHASNLGSMLADAIAKQYSLPAFVVDPVTVDEFPSEVRLSGDPEIPRLCRWHALNLRACARLAAAQLGKPLSDTKFVAVHLGGGISIAALLGGRVQDVNDGLLGMGPFSPERAGALPIGGVLKQAFSGRYTERQLIERYSRGSGFVAYLGTSDFRKVEQMMEAGDEKAITVYKAFVWQLVKEIGAMAAVLGGVDGIVRSGGLARSQRLLADVSQKTGWIAPNFDYPGEHEMSALAAGAFRVLDGKESALTYQ
- a CDS encoding peptidylprolyl isomerase — translated: MNGLKIATIAALFVFAGTGCAKTEKPMTENNQTPAVETTKPVETPVVPDAPIGKLAKVEAPATQMPKSDEVAILDIAGYGRIVLGFFPNKAPEHVKNFLNFAKQGYYDGSTFHRIIPGFMIQGGDPNSKDDDPNNDGMGGPPTRVKAEFNDLKHLPGTLSMARTQDPNSAGSQFFICHGAVPHLDGQYSIFGQVLSGMDVVDKIAKSPRGSNDNTFATNCPDRKKIAMKVTVAKWSDVVP
- a CDS encoding RNA methyltransferase, yielding MSDEPRPLSRSEAASLTALTVKKMRSERGQTIAEGEALVREALASPWLVHEIAATTEWIQSGKLSYLAEQLSKRAVKIRSIDHDLLKRISELETAPGVIATVSPPEQDESHIDGVIIALDRVSDPTNLGAIARTACFYGVKQIWLSEDSVDILNPRAIRASMGGLFHVSTKKCNSLEQELKAAKQQGVSIIAANALSGSPQLPKRPGRAIIVVLGSEAHGIRESILAIADVSWHLLPIGRDLTLNVAATTAILLDRLTSNSS
- a CDS encoding CPBP family intramembrane metalloprotease, with the protein product MRPEVKPPIPAAEPQDNIPTTSMVVSVLFLSVAWMILLFWLVDQMQWKGAESIFVMSGLMALPCVIWTIRNKFSFVETFRLRWPGTRAVLYVIPLAIAMAVLTDAADRWWTTLVPADPEYLKQINANLQTNSLYQWWMLLLAAAVVAPIAEEFLFRGFVQGVLEIRMGAISAILWTAAVFSFFHFNYAQLFPLWILSLALGLLAWRVDSIIPALIMHAVNNALSLFSLQAANGELFPGYIAGEYVALQWVLLAAAIVLVCGYAYFRFPASESAQGTEYE
- a CDS encoding SpoIID/LytB domain-containing protein; protein product: MNIRVAVLRRQSEIVIRCASGSFTLEKSNGTETIHTDEERRFSLSSPLRECWLTRTKLSQLPLQGAEPIGVHADTALGEVTSHKWLVLLEADKPTTPDALFTQAVAIAHSAAPNGELLYPDERRDLSASLLIGWSPVADSLKLIPDSPQSTLSIQNVQIGIGFHWDHVNTMLYSGTIRIYALKNGLAAVVETPLEEYLATVNSSEMPAEMPLEFLKAQTVAARSWLRANLGSHYPGAPFDVCSDDHCQCYQGSVKIKENSLRASQETAGQILICKDSSEKYVITDARYAKTCGGRFEPGARVWGGETPGLLYAHDHVTEQLVPPIDTEVDAYNVIENTETNDYCNPKLYPYPPSLTYCEPYYRWQQELTCAELGQRITRATGIEIGAIQSLESLERGPSGRIHRLQVVGEKNTIEISGELAIRRALSDSHLPSSAIVWKFNNPSIVLLGAGWGHGAGLCQTGAAIRATHGASYQEILSAYYPDSILETMSACRR